In the uncultured Methanobacterium sp. genome, one interval contains:
- a CDS encoding 3-isopropylmalate dehydratase small subunit: MKGKVWKFPDDVDTDIIVPGRYLVLTGEKELASCVMEGCDPEFSQKVKKGDIIVAGKNFGCGSSREHAPIAIKGAGISAVVAESFARIFYRNSTNIGLLLIEAKGISRNIEEGDEIKIDIDKGVLKDLTNSKEFEITALPDFMMGIMNEGGLISYLKNHLAEIKD, encoded by the coding sequence ATTAAAGGAAAAGTTTGGAAGTTCCCGGATGACGTGGACACTGATATAATAGTTCCAGGTAGATACTTGGTGTTAACTGGGGAAAAAGAACTCGCATCATGCGTTATGGAAGGATGCGACCCTGAATTCTCACAAAAAGTAAAAAAAGGTGACATAATTGTTGCCGGGAAAAACTTTGGCTGTGGATCATCACGTGAACACGCACCAATCGCCATAAAAGGAGCAGGAATATCTGCAGTGGTAGCAGAATCATTTGCCAGAATATTCTACAGAAACTCCACAAACATTGGGTTACTACTCATAGAAGCCAAAGGTATTTCTCGAAACATCGAAGAAGGAGATGAAATCAAGATAGACATTGATAAAGGTGTTTTAAAGGATTTAACAAATTCCAAAGAGTTTGAGATAACAGCGCTTCCTGATTTCATGATGGGGATCATGAATGAAGGAGGGTTAATCAGCTACCTGAAAAACCATCTTGCCGAGATAAAGGATTAA
- a CDS encoding isocitrate/isopropylmalate family dehydrogenase translates to MYKIAVIPGDGIGKEVMEATLHVLEAVDVEFDYTFADAGDEYLEKTGVALPQETVDIVKASQACLFGAAGESAADVIVKLRQELELYANIRPAKSYPGTKSLFDNVDLVIVRENTEGLYIGLEEETEEGATALRVTTRKAAERICKYAFEYAKKAGRKKVTAVHKANVLKKTDGLFRDTFYQVAKDYPDMELDDRYVDATAMFLVTRPEMFDVIVTTNLFGDILSDESAGLVGGLGLIPSANIGENTGLFEPVHGSAPTHAGKGTANPAAMILSAVLMLDFLEENDAARKLENALVNVLAEGKVVTGDLGGNASTMEMAAEVRKKLEE, encoded by the coding sequence ATGTATAAAATAGCAGTTATACCCGGAGATGGGATTGGAAAAGAGGTTATGGAAGCAACCCTCCATGTCCTGGAAGCAGTAGATGTTGAGTTTGATTACACATTTGCCGATGCAGGAGATGAGTACCTGGAAAAAACAGGAGTGGCATTACCTCAGGAAACTGTGGACATAGTTAAAGCTTCTCAGGCGTGCCTTTTTGGAGCTGCAGGGGAATCAGCAGCTGACGTGATCGTTAAACTGCGCCAGGAACTGGAACTTTACGCTAACATTCGACCGGCAAAATCATATCCTGGTACCAAATCTCTTTTCGATAATGTGGACTTGGTCATAGTCCGTGAAAACACAGAAGGATTGTACATTGGCCTGGAAGAGGAAACTGAGGAAGGGGCAACTGCTCTTAGAGTCACTACCAGAAAGGCCGCGGAGAGGATATGCAAATATGCCTTTGAATATGCTAAAAAAGCAGGTAGGAAGAAAGTAACCGCAGTACACAAGGCAAATGTCCTCAAAAAAACTGATGGGCTTTTCAGGGATACATTCTACCAAGTAGCCAAAGATTATCCGGATATGGAGCTGGATGACCGTTACGTGGATGCTACTGCCATGTTCCTGGTTACCAGACCAGAAATGTTCGATGTAATTGTTACCACTAACCTGTTCGGGGATATACTATCTGATGAAAGTGCTGGACTGGTGGGTGGGCTGGGACTGATCCCGTCAGCCAATATCGGAGAAAACACTGGATTATTTGAACCGGTCCATGGTTCAGCACCAACTCATGCAGGTAAAGGAACAGCAAACCCTGCGGCCATGATATTGTCTGCAGTTTTGATGCTGGATTTCCTTGAAGAAAACGATGCAGCTCGAAAACTTGAAAATGCCCTGGTAAACGTTCTAGCCGAAGGTAAAGTAGTAACCGGGGACTTGGGGGGTAATGCATCCACCATGGAGATGGCTGCAGAAGTCAGAAAGAAACTAGAAGAATAA
- a CDS encoding cysteine desulfurase: MKTADVRRDIPLLEDVIYLDAASTTPTPRPVVDAMCDYFYNYNANTGRGAYQIAVRATEKLDEARNKIANFVNSHPEEIIFTKNTTEAINMVAHGLEFQEGDNIVVPNIEHHSNLVPWLNLRSKGVELRVVNADENGVVDPDSVEKAVDENTRLISITHISNSIGSVQPVAEIAQIASENGSLYLIDAAQSAGHMGVDVKNLGADFIAFPGHKGFLGPVGTGFLYCARDAQEKLQPLNLGGGTVDEVTADDFKLTEAPYCFEGGTQNIAGLIGLGAAIDYLKRIGMPKIEKHSQRLTQVLYQEIHDLENITVYGSPENIYGIVSFNIDNINPHDLAKILDETRSICVRSGFHCAIPAMKHIGAYELDGTVRASIHYYNTSEEIEILIETLKEVSKFLG; encoded by the coding sequence ATGAAAACAGCCGATGTTCGAAGGGATATCCCCTTATTGGAAGATGTCATATATCTGGATGCTGCCAGCACCACACCCACACCCCGACCAGTAGTAGATGCCATGTGTGATTATTTCTACAATTACAATGCTAACACTGGTAGGGGTGCTTACCAAATTGCAGTCCGTGCCACGGAAAAACTGGATGAAGCAAGGAATAAAATTGCTAATTTTGTGAATTCACATCCAGAAGAGATTATCTTCACTAAAAACACCACAGAAGCCATAAACATGGTAGCACATGGTCTGGAATTTCAGGAAGGGGATAACATCGTGGTTCCTAATATTGAACACCACTCCAACCTGGTGCCCTGGCTTAATCTGCGAAGTAAAGGCGTGGAATTGAGGGTGGTGAATGCAGATGAAAACGGAGTGGTTGATCCTGATTCAGTTGAAAAGGCAGTGGATGAAAACACACGACTGATAAGTATCACCCACATCTCCAATTCCATTGGTTCAGTACAACCCGTGGCAGAAATCGCCCAGATCGCCAGTGAAAATGGATCACTGTACCTTATTGATGCTGCCCAATCTGCAGGGCATATGGGAGTTGATGTGAAAAATTTAGGGGCTGATTTTATCGCTTTTCCTGGACATAAAGGATTTTTAGGTCCAGTTGGAACTGGTTTCCTGTACTGTGCCCGGGATGCGCAGGAAAAATTGCAACCCCTTAACCTGGGAGGGGGAACAGTTGATGAGGTAACTGCCGATGATTTTAAACTTACCGAAGCTCCTTATTGCTTTGAAGGAGGAACTCAAAACATTGCAGGCCTTATTGGTCTGGGAGCAGCCATAGACTACCTTAAAAGAATTGGAATGCCTAAAATAGAGAAACACAGCCAAAGACTAACTCAAGTCCTATACCAGGAGATTCATGATCTGGAGAATATCACAGTTTACGGCAGTCCAGAAAATATTTATGGTATTGTTTCCTTCAATATAGATAATATAAACCCCCACGACCTGGCTAAAATACTGGACGAGACCAGATCCATATGTGTCAGGAGCGGTTTTCACTGTGCAATACCCGCAATGAAACATATAGGGGCTTATGAGTTGGATGGAACCGTCAGGGCATCCATACATTACTACAATACCTCGGAAGAAATAGAAATATTGATTGAAACTCTCAAAGAAGTTTCTAAATTCCTGGGATAA
- the ribH gene encoding 6,7-dimethyl-8-ribityllumazine synthase, giving the protein MVKVRIGAVVAEFNYDITHMMLELAKEHAKFLESEITEVITVPGVFDMPLAIKKLLEQDDIDAVVTLGAVIEGATSHDEIVVQHASRKIADLALDYNKPVGLGITGPGMTRLEAHQRVEYAKRAVEAVVKMNERLK; this is encoded by the coding sequence ATGGTAAAAGTTAGAATAGGGGCAGTAGTTGCAGAATTTAATTATGACATCACTCACATGATGTTAGAACTAGCCAAAGAACACGCTAAATTTTTAGAATCAGAAATAACAGAGGTAATAACTGTTCCAGGAGTTTTTGACATGCCTCTAGCCATAAAAAAGCTCTTAGAACAGGATGATATTGATGCAGTGGTTACACTGGGAGCAGTTATTGAAGGTGCTACCTCTCACGATGAAATCGTAGTCCAGCATGCCTCCCGTAAAATTGCGGATCTAGCCTTAGATTACAATAAACCAGTAGGACTGGGAATCACTGGACCTGGTATGACCCGTCTTGAAGCCCATCAGAGGGTGGAATATGCCAAACGCGCGGTGGAAGCTGTGGTAAAAATGAATGAACGGCTTAAATAG
- the mmp11 gene encoding methanogenesis marker protein 11: METLTPRDLKDKFQDPWIAPYQKVLTMVDDDLVEIVEYHPCISGSQWMIYQYQHSSDIVLNAKRDGNRHTFLVKTGKSNLNLKPSLHAAGIEEVTVEEDEVKVVHAGLAGAGVGAAMCRGMAEGVKRVELQDIGGGSKVGRATVVTPRMEKVVIGIDDTDTKDEGATWTLAHNVGAELAKQGYEYLDHITVQLYPHNPNKTQNCVGIALVFAVKPGEKDELVQKVVKLLKKDTLSDKTAIAVLKGINVPETLRSYSEAAKKSMLTVDEAEKVAEGVGVELVEVTGSPGKIGALAALGMYNDIEEAVKVYY; encoded by the coding sequence ATGGAAACACTCACCCCTCGTGACTTAAAGGATAAATTCCAGGATCCATGGATTGCACCATATCAGAAAGTTCTGACCATGGTTGATGATGACCTGGTGGAAATTGTGGAATATCACCCCTGCATATCTGGATCCCAGTGGATGATCTACCAGTATCAGCACAGCAGTGACATAGTTCTAAATGCTAAAAGAGATGGTAATCGACACACATTCCTGGTTAAAACGGGCAAATCTAATTTAAACCTCAAACCCAGTTTACACGCTGCCGGAATAGAAGAAGTCACAGTTGAAGAGGATGAAGTTAAAGTGGTCCATGCTGGACTGGCTGGTGCAGGTGTGGGAGCAGCTATGTGCAGGGGAATGGCTGAAGGAGTAAAAAGAGTGGAACTCCAGGATATTGGTGGAGGATCCAAGGTGGGAAGGGCTACTGTGGTCACTCCACGAATGGAAAAAGTGGTTATTGGTATTGATGACACTGACACCAAAGATGAAGGTGCTACCTGGACCTTAGCTCATAATGTAGGTGCAGAACTTGCTAAACAGGGATATGAATATTTGGATCATATTACAGTTCAACTTTACCCTCACAACCCCAATAAAACCCAGAACTGTGTGGGTATTGCCTTAGTATTCGCAGTAAAACCTGGTGAAAAGGATGAACTGGTTCAGAAAGTAGTCAAACTACTTAAAAAAGATACATTATCAGATAAAACAGCAATTGCCGTTCTTAAAGGCATAAATGTCCCCGAAACTCTCCGTTCATACTCAGAAGCTGCTAAAAAATCTATGCTAACTGTGGATGAAGCTGAAAAAGTGGCTGAAGGTGTGGGAGTGGAACTGGTGGAAGTCACAGGTTCTCCGGGTAAAATTGGTGCATTAGCTGCTTTGGGGATGTACAATGATATTGAAGAGGCAGTAAAGGTTTATTACTGA
- a CDS encoding glycosyltransferase, with protein sequence MYWIILLFVLFIASVKTRSSKKPMTVSVILPAYNEEKTVDSVIKTVKALNYVDEIIVVNDGSLDATEQVAKEAGATVISHTKNRGKGAAIKTGFKNSKGDIVVFIDADLQKLVPKQVDKMIQPILNGEADVTKTKFKREAGRVTELTAKPLLSFFFPEIRFEQPLSGQFAAKRSFLSNIKLEDDYGVDVGIVLDADVMGARVKEVDIGNISHSMSSLYELNIVATEVVRTIVDRANSYGRITMIDTLGRSIRMAVLGLSLITLGFFFVFFIRIRPSYVALYLGTGIIITGIIIAAYYIIKIIRASIKTILRPDGKSRNLKSFFYMHSPLIVSALIMFAVLFTMLGSVHVDEGKISIEPAARNVIFWKQPVENQTIDIRGPYTVDSALENEFTTIRIPQDALNTLELGYGDTIIIGGQSYSLNQTIPGEDSIIRIPYNARTALGLNVRDVIRDTDLRNYFKDLYAEKAIPLNTSNLTVTQGIVLKNTVTDAKVINLYLNNQKIGTTTGILKDGAYRIYVNGYLYKTIQIDNNSTQKTYLVTKGNNVVKIEIAGDAKSGAEFPTSDKGIMFYFNFPSS encoded by the coding sequence GTGTATTGGATTATTCTATTATTTGTCCTGTTCATCGCTTCGGTGAAAACCAGGAGTTCAAAAAAACCAATGACCGTTTCGGTCATATTACCCGCTTATAACGAAGAAAAAACAGTTGACAGCGTTATAAAAACTGTTAAAGCACTTAATTATGTTGACGAGATCATCGTGGTTAACGATGGTTCTCTGGACGCCACTGAACAGGTGGCAAAAGAAGCAGGAGCCACAGTTATAAGTCATACTAAGAATCGGGGAAAAGGTGCTGCTATAAAAACCGGATTTAAAAATTCTAAAGGCGATATAGTAGTATTTATAGACGCGGATCTCCAGAAATTAGTCCCTAAACAGGTGGACAAGATGATCCAGCCTATCCTCAATGGTGAAGCCGATGTCACCAAGACCAAATTCAAAAGAGAAGCCGGCCGAGTTACAGAGTTAACAGCCAAACCTCTTTTAAGCTTTTTCTTCCCTGAAATCAGGTTTGAACAACCTTTGAGTGGGCAGTTTGCCGCTAAAAGATCATTCCTGAGTAACATCAAGCTGGAAGATGATTATGGTGTGGATGTGGGAATTGTACTGGACGCCGATGTAATGGGTGCGCGAGTTAAAGAGGTGGATATTGGTAACATTAGTCATTCAATGTCTTCCCTGTACGAACTTAACATCGTAGCCACTGAAGTGGTGCGAACCATTGTGGACCGAGCCAACAGCTACGGTAGAATAACCATGATCGACACCCTGGGAAGATCCATCAGGATGGCGGTTTTAGGCCTTTCACTGATAACATTAGGATTTTTCTTTGTGTTCTTCATCAGAATTCGTCCTTCATACGTGGCCCTGTACCTTGGAACAGGTATAATCATAACTGGAATTATAATTGCCGCTTATTATATCATTAAGATTATTAGAGCATCCATTAAAACTATTTTAAGGCCTGATGGTAAGTCCAGAAATCTTAAATCATTCTTTTACATGCACTCGCCCCTGATTGTATCCGCCCTCATCATGTTTGCGGTGCTCTTTACCATGCTAGGCTCGGTGCACGTGGATGAAGGTAAGATATCCATTGAACCTGCAGCCAGGAATGTTATATTCTGGAAGCAACCCGTGGAAAACCAGACCATTGATATAAGGGGCCCCTATACTGTAGATAGCGCTCTGGAAAATGAATTCACAACCATTAGAATACCACAGGATGCCTTAAATACATTGGAACTGGGGTATGGAGACACCATTATCATTGGGGGGCAGAGTTATAGTCTGAATCAGACCATTCCAGGTGAGGATAGCATAATAAGAATACCGTATAATGCCAGAACTGCACTGGGACTTAATGTAAGGGATGTTATCAGAGATACGGATCTGCGTAATTACTTTAAGGATCTTTACGCCGAGAAAGCAATTCCACTGAACACGTCCAATTTGACTGTTACCCAGGGAATTGTACTTAAAAACACGGTAACTGATGCTAAAGTTATCAATCTGTATCTGAACAATCAGAAAATAGGCACAACCACAGGAATACTTAAAGATGGGGCGTATAGGATTTATGTGAATGGTTATCTGTATAAAACTATCCAGATAGATAACAATAGCACTCAGAAAACTTACCTGGTAACTAAAGGGAATAATGTGGTGAAGATTGAAATTGCCGGAGATGCCAAGTCAGGTGCGGAGTTCCCCACTTCAGATAAGGGGATAATGTTCTACTTCAACTTCCCCAGCAGTTGA
- the purE gene encoding 5-(carboxyamino)imidazole ribonucleotide mutase, producing MEPKVMIILGSASDFKIAEKATVILEKLGIYYDLRVASAHRTHEKVKTIVLTAAKNGVEVFIGIAGLSAHLPGMMAGITHKPVIGVPVEVKVAGLDALFASVQMPLGAPVATVGIDRGDNAAILAAQIIGIDDADVRERLSSFRRDFYSKIAEDEEKLFSQMNGEYYSKIKSDLDEKVEVKDENLEGKKKKITTHPGKIRNKTIHPQVAVISGSYSDIKVAKKTTMFLDKLNITYDSSVVSPVRSPDKFENFLKRNKEAQIFIAISGLSAHVTGAVVAYTEKPVIGVPCSIKMGGMDALLSMVNMPPGVPVATMGVDAGGNAALLAAEMLGIGDSLIRKDLLRFKGNINCKR from the coding sequence ATGGAACCAAAGGTTATGATAATACTGGGAAGTGCTTCAGATTTTAAAATTGCCGAAAAAGCCACGGTAATCCTGGAAAAACTGGGAATATACTACGATCTCAGGGTGGCCTCAGCGCACCGTACCCATGAAAAAGTGAAAACAATAGTTTTAACAGCAGCAAAAAATGGAGTGGAAGTTTTTATAGGGATAGCAGGACTATCTGCTCATCTTCCAGGTATGATGGCAGGAATTACTCATAAACCTGTTATTGGGGTCCCGGTGGAGGTTAAAGTGGCTGGTCTTGATGCTCTTTTTGCCTCTGTTCAAATGCCATTAGGCGCGCCAGTGGCAACTGTAGGCATTGATCGGGGTGATAATGCTGCTATACTGGCTGCTCAGATAATAGGCATAGATGATGCCGATGTTCGGGAAAGACTATCCTCTTTTCGCAGAGATTTTTATTCAAAGATAGCTGAAGATGAGGAAAAACTTTTCTCCCAAATGAATGGGGAATATTATTCTAAAATCAAATCTGATTTGGATGAGAAAGTAGAAGTAAAAGATGAAAATCTGGAAGGGAAAAAGAAGAAAATTACAACTCATCCTGGTAAAATAAGGAATAAAACAATCCATCCTCAGGTTGCAGTGATATCTGGAAGTTATAGTGATATCAAAGTGGCTAAGAAGACCACAATGTTCCTGGATAAACTTAACATCACCTATGACTCATCAGTTGTCTCTCCAGTCAGATCCCCTGATAAATTCGAGAATTTCTTGAAGAGGAATAAAGAAGCCCAAATATTCATTGCCATATCTGGACTTTCCGCTCATGTAACTGGTGCGGTGGTAGCTTACACTGAAAAACCAGTCATAGGAGTTCCCTGTTCTATTAAAATGGGGGGAATGGATGCCCTGTTGTCAATGGTGAACATGCCTCCGGGGGTCCCCGTAGCCACCATGGGTGTGGATGCAGGGGGTAATGCTGCCCTACTGGCTGCTGAAATGCTGGGTATTGGTGATTCTCTGATAAGGAAAGATTTACTTAGATTCAAGGGCAATATTAACTGCAAAAGATGA
- a CDS encoding UbiD family decarboxylase — translation MKGFLKTLEKEFNTIRIDEKVSVNLEAGEFLKKNPKDTIIMENIRESDMKVVSGICNTREKIARALNTDVAGITQRIMAAINNPMPISDCKTVQDSFNVSKPADLSEIPILTYYSRDGGPYITSGVIIAKDPETGIRNASIHRMLVLDKDRLTARIVPRHLYTYHQRAEALDEPLELAIAIGMHPATLMATTTSVPINVDELEVANNFHQGEMKLIKCETVDLEVPECEILLEGRMLPHERAEEGPFVDLTDTYDVVRMEPVIELDRMHYRHDSMYHAIMPAGFEHKLLQGLPQEPRIFNAVQNTVPTVKNVALTEGGCCWLHAAVSIQKQTQGDGKNVIMAALAAHPSLKHCVVVDEDINIFDAEDIEYALATRVKGDEDILIVPGARGSSLDPCAKPDGTTTKVGVDATKPLDKLEKFERVSFSD, via the coding sequence ATGAAAGGATTCTTAAAAACTCTTGAAAAAGAATTTAATACTATTAGAATTGATGAAAAGGTTTCAGTTAACCTTGAAGCTGGCGAATTTCTGAAAAAAAATCCTAAAGACACTATAATAATGGAAAACATCCGTGAATCAGACATGAAAGTCGTGTCTGGGATATGCAACACCCGTGAAAAGATTGCCAGAGCTCTAAACACAGATGTAGCAGGGATTACTCAGAGAATAATGGCGGCAATTAATAATCCTATGCCAATCAGTGACTGTAAAACTGTGCAAGACAGTTTTAATGTTTCTAAACCTGCTGATCTTTCTGAAATTCCCATATTAACTTATTACTCTCGTGATGGGGGTCCTTACATCACTTCTGGGGTGATAATTGCCAAGGATCCGGAAACTGGCATTCGCAATGCTTCCATCCACCGCATGCTCGTTCTGGATAAAGACAGGTTGACTGCCCGGATCGTCCCACGACATCTTTACACTTACCACCAGAGGGCAGAAGCCCTTGATGAACCTTTAGAGCTGGCTATTGCCATTGGAATGCACCCTGCTACCTTGATGGCCACCACCACCTCGGTGCCCATTAACGTGGATGAACTGGAGGTGGCCAACAACTTCCATCAGGGGGAAATGAAGCTTATAAAATGTGAAACCGTGGACCTGGAAGTTCCTGAATGTGAAATTCTCCTGGAGGGAAGGATGTTGCCTCATGAAAGGGCTGAAGAAGGACCATTTGTGGACTTAACCGACACCTACGATGTGGTGCGAATGGAACCGGTGATTGAACTGGACAGGATGCACTACCGTCACGATTCAATGTATCATGCCATAATGCCGGCTGGTTTTGAGCATAAATTACTCCAGGGTCTTCCACAGGAGCCAAGGATTTTTAATGCAGTTCAAAATACAGTCCCCACCGTGAAAAATGTGGCACTAACTGAAGGGGGTTGTTGTTGGCTTCACGCAGCAGTATCCATCCAGAAACAGACTCAGGGTGATGGTAAAAACGTTATAATGGCTGCACTGGCAGCTCACCCCTCACTTAAACACTGTGTGGTGGTTGATGAGGATATTAACATCTTCGATGCTGAAGATATTGAGTACGCCCTAGCCACCAGGGTTAAAGGTGATGAAGACATACTAATCGTTCCTGGAGCCCGTGGATCATCCCTGGACCCCTGTGCCAAACCAGACGGAACAACCACTAAAGTGGGAGTAGATGCAACCAAACCACTGGACAAACTGGAGAAATTTGAAAGGGTTAGTTTCTCTGATTGA
- the amrS gene encoding AmmeMemoRadiSam system radical SAM enzyme: MKKEAMLYEKLDGVLNCHICNRSCVISNGKTGFCGMRQNDNGTMYSLNYASASSVAVDPIEKKPLFHFYPGSLSFSLGSIGCNFRCPYCQNWSISQADLDEIGTRDIPPEEAITMAQDNSCQSISWTYNEPTMWFEYTYDSAKLAHENDLKTVYVTNGYMSSESLDLIAPHLDAANVDLKGMSDKFYRELCQARLEPVLENIRAMHDKGIHLEITNLVIPGYNDSVGDLQALVKFVADVDVNIPLHFTRFYPHYKMNQVPPTPVKTLEKAYEMAREAGIKYVYVGNVPGSNGENTKCPDCGELLIHRDGFSVGSNNLKKDKKCPQCGAGIDIVF; encoded by the coding sequence ATGAAAAAGGAAGCCATGCTTTATGAGAAGCTAGATGGCGTGCTTAATTGCCATATCTGTAATCGTAGTTGTGTTATATCCAATGGTAAAACTGGTTTTTGCGGGATGAGGCAGAATGATAACGGCACTATGTACAGTTTGAATTACGCATCAGCTTCCTCAGTGGCAGTAGACCCCATTGAAAAAAAACCTCTCTTCCATTTTTATCCAGGAAGTTTATCTTTCAGCCTGGGAAGCATTGGCTGCAACTTCCGCTGCCCATACTGCCAGAACTGGTCCATATCTCAGGCAGATCTTGATGAAATCGGAACCAGGGATATTCCCCCTGAAGAGGCCATAACTATGGCACAGGATAATAGCTGCCAGTCCATTTCATGGACCTACAACGAACCCACCATGTGGTTTGAATACACCTATGACTCGGCAAAACTGGCCCATGAAAATGATTTAAAGACAGTGTATGTTACTAATGGTTACATGAGCTCGGAATCTCTGGATCTAATTGCACCTCACCTGGATGCGGCCAACGTGGATTTGAAGGGGATGTCTGATAAATTTTACCGAGAACTGTGCCAGGCCCGTCTGGAACCCGTGCTGGAAAACATCAGGGCCATGCATGATAAAGGCATTCATCTGGAAATCACCAACCTGGTGATACCTGGCTACAATGATTCTGTAGGAGACCTTCAAGCACTGGTAAAATTTGTGGCAGATGTGGATGTGAACATCCCTCTGCACTTCACTCGCTTCTATCCCCATTACAAAATGAATCAAGTGCCACCCACTCCGGTGAAAACCCTGGAAAAAGCCTATGAAATGGCTCGAGAAGCAGGTATAAAATATGTTTACGTGGGGAATGTTCCTGGAAGCAATGGGGAGAACACTAAATGTCCTGATTGTGGGGAACTTCTTATTCACAGGGATGGATTTAGTGTGGGATCCAATAATTTGAAAAAAGATAAGAAATGCCCCCAGTGTGGGGCTGGAATAGATATTGTTTTTTAA
- the thiL gene encoding thiamine-phosphate kinase, translating to MPSKDSKHPENLKISHIGEKKLIKRLLSRSRAFQPNSPFFDEFYFKSLSDDAALIDLGDKYLVVTSDLLLESSHLPSDMSPEDKGMKVVTVNVSDLAAMGAKPIGFILSLGLPEDLPLIEFDAIMEGVLQSCQDYEMGLMGGDTNQSDELILSGTCLGLVDKNKVLMKEGARPGDVVAVTGPLGVAAAGFEFLLSPLTVKENLKKELRNSTLKLIQKQAIQPHARLKEGIGLANNGAVTSATDITDGLASEVGELLEASKNSVGITLFENMIPLTLEVEELAAALDQDPLDLALYYGEDFELLLTIEKDEFIHLKDEFGLHEVGVVTSSGQIEIVDKDGKTKILETKGYEHFGN from the coding sequence ATGCCTTCTAAAGATTCAAAACATCCGGAAAATCTTAAAATATCCCATATTGGTGAGAAAAAGCTTATTAAACGACTCCTTTCAAGGAGCCGTGCTTTTCAACCTAATTCTCCTTTTTTTGATGAATTTTATTTTAAAAGCCTCAGTGACGATGCTGCCCTCATTGATCTGGGGGATAAATATTTAGTGGTTACTTCTGACCTGTTACTGGAATCATCACACCTCCCGTCAGATATGAGTCCAGAAGACAAGGGTATGAAAGTGGTGACCGTGAATGTCAGTGACCTGGCAGCCATGGGAGCCAAACCCATTGGTTTTATACTGTCTCTTGGATTACCAGAGGATCTCCCTCTTATTGAATTCGATGCGATAATGGAGGGTGTGCTTCAATCCTGTCAGGACTATGAAATGGGACTTATGGGTGGTGACACCAACCAGTCCGATGAGTTAATCCTCAGTGGAACCTGTTTAGGACTGGTTGATAAAAACAAAGTACTCATGAAGGAAGGTGCCCGGCCAGGGGATGTGGTGGCAGTCACTGGCCCCCTTGGTGTGGCAGCAGCAGGATTCGAATTTTTATTATCACCACTAACAGTAAAGGAAAATCTTAAAAAGGAACTCAGAAATTCCACCCTGAAACTCATCCAGAAACAGGCCATTCAACCGCATGCCAGATTAAAAGAAGGAATTGGGCTGGCAAATAATGGTGCAGTGACTTCTGCCACTGATATAACCGATGGTCTGGCCAGTGAAGTGGGTGAATTGTTGGAAGCTTCCAAAAACAGCGTGGGAATAACTCTTTTTGAAAACATGATTCCCCTTACTCTAGAAGTGGAAGAATTAGCGGCTGCATTAGATCAGGACCCCCTTGATTTAGCCCTTTATTATGGTGAGGACTTTGAACTTCTTTTAACCATTGAAAAAGACGAGTTTATTCATTTAAAAGACGAGTTTGGACTTCATGAAGTGGGTGTGGTAACCAGTTCAGGGCAGATAGAAATAGTAGATAAAGATGGAAAAACAAAAATATTAGAGACTAAAGGTTACGAACACTTTGGGAACTAG
- the cfbA gene encoding sirohydrochlorin nickelochelatase, producing MVTNSNSNSNVGIVLVGHGSRLPYGKDVLSQLAEIYRQESDHPVEVGFMNMNKPSIPSSINKLAQMGVEKIVVTPVFLAPGVHTTEDIPRILGLGNGDETHEHNHEHGHSHDHGETEEIHFHGEIIYTDPLGPDPKIVSIIKDRVEEAL from the coding sequence ATGGTTACAAATTCAAACTCAAACAGTAATGTAGGGATCGTGTTAGTGGGCCACGGCAGCCGACTACCCTATGGTAAAGATGTTTTAAGCCAGTTAGCAGAGATTTACAGACAGGAAAGTGATCATCCTGTGGAAGTGGGTTTTATGAACATGAACAAACCTTCTATTCCATCATCCATCAATAAACTAGCCCAGATGGGTGTGGAAAAAATAGTGGTAACCCCTGTGTTCCTGGCTCCAGGAGTGCACACCACAGAAGACATCCCCCGTATTCTAGGATTGGGTAATGGTGATGAAACCCATGAACACAACCATGAGCATGGACATAGCCATGACCACGGTGAAACAGAGGAAATTCATTTTCACGGGGAGATAATCTACACCGATCCCCTGGGTCCCGATCCGAAAATCGTTTCCATAATAAAAGACCGGGTTGAAGAAGCCCTTTAA